In Halobaculum limi, one DNA window encodes the following:
- a CDS encoding BGTF surface domain-containing protein: MTDYNKKIRALILAALMVFSVFAGTVAFTGTAAAADSPSVNTFTNTDVTEGTTVTHDVSFTVQNISDDGNTDTFTVSLPSQAEITSTSGFEITNASGDSISTTGGPSLTDARGGSNNAVTFDISPDTSATNQTVTVNFTATVDWGNVASDTQSSANLTVTDGGNADINDVAVQTLNIEAVSTSGSADVNLTSTTDEPVVWAGQSVGTSQFGDDVDVTLRRNTSDGSDLISQRNTGPDGYVTFSTEGRETGSYFITDGTDTYPFELAEQDLSVSFSEDEVDNSGPSDNVEVEFEADSNRANYNHVLEATYDGDDVDAEDLQDILGGDSVGDVRDADDDDENELVVAGSATDSFTANFSGMDAGNYTITSTVEDTGVSDSASVTVIDVGAGESNFQDGNVEVPKGDIANITVELDGAASSATVVVGDEDEDGYQANISVEDGDDDGEVTIEFNTYTAGSATAFDNDNIVSAAGSDDTAELTGQTNISAILATGEYTIATSTSEDPATVLDSPQDIGTLFFAERSTDSMQLWTAPGGADLDADGEDGVTESDVVSLIEDGAVTQDDTITAGDYVIHQVTATGLEGVVEAQGGLSDAVTNGNLTLTVEQTNPVQNRDPKVINVLDSGDAVTLIEGDGAYYVAVDTGSNELNVTRNGDPVDVASGDEFQATFTVADDRLLESDEEEDEESVNATFEVESIDTELDADPVSVSASSDQVISGTTNLAPGTELTIRVRSTGDTQPRFFNTETVTVQADGTYNASFNFSGQSEGDTFSVTVRGPGEDVTADGQVGQASTATPTATATPSDDTATATATATATATATATATATPSDSGGDDTATPTETESTTPGFGAVLAVIALIGAALLAARRDN, from the coding sequence ATGACAGACTATAACAAGAAGATCCGCGCCCTGATCCTGGCGGCGCTGATGGTGTTCTCCGTTTTCGCGGGCACCGTCGCGTTCACCGGGACAGCGGCAGCGGCCGACTCACCGTCGGTTAACACGTTCACCAACACGGACGTGACCGAAGGAACGACGGTGACTCACGACGTTTCCTTCACGGTACAGAACATCAGTGACGACGGTAACACGGACACCTTCACGGTGTCGCTGCCCTCCCAGGCAGAGATCACCAGCACAAGCGGCTTCGAGATCACGAACGCCTCCGGCGATTCGATCTCGACCACTGGTGGTCCGTCCCTGACGGACGCGCGCGGTGGCTCGAACAACGCGGTGACGTTCGACATCTCGCCTGACACCAGCGCGACCAACCAGACGGTGACGGTGAACTTCACCGCAACCGTCGACTGGGGCAACGTCGCGAGCGACACGCAATCGTCTGCGAACCTCACCGTTACGGACGGCGGTAACGCGGACATCAATGACGTTGCAGTCCAGACGCTCAACATCGAAGCGGTGTCCACGTCTGGCTCCGCTGACGTCAACCTGACCAGCACCACCGACGAGCCTGTCGTCTGGGCCGGTCAGTCTGTCGGCACCTCGCAGTTCGGTGACGACGTCGACGTGACGCTCCGCCGCAACACCAGTGACGGCTCCGACCTCATCTCGCAGCGTAACACTGGCCCCGACGGCTACGTTACGTTCAGCACGGAGGGTCGCGAGACTGGCTCCTACTTCATCACGGACGGTACGGACACCTACCCGTTCGAACTCGCTGAGCAGGACCTCTCGGTCTCCTTCAGCGAGGACGAGGTCGACAACTCCGGTCCGAGCGACAACGTTGAAGTCGAGTTCGAGGCTGACTCGAACCGCGCAAACTACAACCACGTCCTTGAGGCCACGTACGACGGCGACGACGTCGACGCTGAGGACCTTCAGGACATTCTCGGTGGCGATAGCGTGGGCGACGTCCGCGATGCTGACGACGACGACGAAAACGAACTCGTTGTCGCTGGCTCCGCGACTGACTCGTTCACCGCGAACTTCTCCGGTATGGACGCAGGTAACTACACCATCACCTCGACGGTCGAGGACACTGGTGTCTCGGACTCCGCGTCGGTCACCGTGATCGACGTCGGTGCTGGCGAGTCGAACTTCCAGGACGGCAACGTCGAAGTCCCGAAGGGCGACATCGCTAACATCACGGTCGAACTCGACGGTGCTGCCTCCTCCGCGACGGTCGTCGTCGGGGACGAGGACGAGGACGGTTACCAGGCGAACATCAGTGTTGAGGACGGTGACGACGACGGCGAAGTCACCATCGAGTTCAACACGTACACGGCTGGCTCCGCCACCGCGTTCGACAACGACAACATCGTCTCTGCTGCGGGCAGCGACGACACCGCGGAACTCACCGGTCAGACGAACATCAGCGCGATCCTCGCGACGGGCGAGTACACGATCGCGACCAGCACGTCCGAGGACCCCGCAACGGTCCTCGACTCGCCGCAGGACATCGGTACGCTGTTCTTCGCTGAGCGCAGCACCGACAGTATGCAGCTCTGGACGGCGCCCGGTGGCGCCGACCTGGACGCTGACGGTGAAGACGGCGTGACTGAGAGTGACGTCGTGTCGCTCATCGAGGACGGTGCCGTCACGCAGGACGACACCATCACCGCAGGCGACTACGTCATCCACCAGGTCACCGCGACCGGCCTGGAGGGTGTCGTCGAGGCTCAGGGCGGCCTTAGTGACGCAGTCACTAACGGCAACCTGACCCTCACTGTCGAGCAGACCAACCCGGTCCAGAACCGTGACCCCAAGGTCATCAACGTCCTTGACTCCGGTGACGCTGTCACCCTCATCGAGGGCGACGGTGCCTACTACGTTGCGGTCGACACCGGCTCCAACGAACTGAACGTCACGCGTAACGGCGACCCCGTCGATGTTGCCTCGGGCGACGAGTTCCAGGCAACCTTCACGGTCGCTGACGACCGTCTCCTCGAGTCCGACGAGGAAGAGGACGAGGAGTCCGTCAACGCGACGTTCGAGGTCGAGTCCATCGACACCGAGCTCGACGCTGACCCGGTCTCCGTCTCCGCTTCGAGTGACCAGGTCATCTCCGGAACGACCAACCTGGCGCCCGGCACCGAGCTGACCATCCGCGTCCGCTCCACGGGCGACACCCAGCCACGGTTCTTCAACACGGAGACCGTGACTGTGCAGGCTGACGGCACGTACAACGCGTCGTTCAACTTCTCGGGCCAGTCCGAGGGTGACACGTTCAGCGTGACCGTCCGCGGCCCCGGCGAGGACGTCACGGCTGACGGTCAGGTCGGCCAGGCCTCCACGGCCACGCCGACTGCAACCGCGACGCCGTCTGACGACACCGCGACTGCGACGGCGACCGCGACCGCGACGGCCACTGCGACGGCCACCGCGACCGCGACGCCGTCTGACTCCGGTGGCGACGACACCGCGACGCCGACTGAGACCGAGTCGACGACGCCCGGCTTCGGTGCCGTGCTCGCCGTCATCGCGCTCATCGGTGCTGCGCTGCTCGCCGCTCGCCGCGACAACTAA
- a CDS encoding VOC family protein yields MAYTLDHVMMRVEDDEEAIDWYTTHLDYEVKGEMDGGDFTNYFLGPEDMHEDGAILELTYNHGDHSYEMGDAWGHIAVRVEDVEEAYAELMDEGVEDYRPPEENPGYAFVKDPDGHEIEIVERDHGARWSIDHTMIRVEDATEALGYWTRTFEYEHTGRWEADTFANYFMKPEDAAPEEMAVELTYNYDGRTYEMGDAWGHLCVRVDDLDDDWEAVMTRESEDYRDPDSCNHNYAFTKDQDGHEIELIER; encoded by the coding sequence ATGGCGTACACGCTCGACCACGTGATGATGCGGGTGGAAGACGACGAGGAGGCTATCGACTGGTACACGACACATCTCGACTACGAGGTGAAAGGAGAGATGGACGGCGGCGACTTCACGAACTACTTCCTCGGGCCCGAGGACATGCACGAGGACGGTGCCATCCTCGAACTCACCTACAACCACGGCGACCACTCTTACGAGATGGGCGACGCCTGGGGCCACATCGCCGTCCGCGTCGAGGACGTCGAGGAGGCGTACGCGGAACTGATGGACGAGGGCGTCGAGGACTATCGCCCGCCCGAGGAGAACCCCGGCTACGCGTTCGTCAAAGACCCCGACGGTCACGAGATCGAGATCGTCGAGCGCGACCACGGCGCTCGCTGGTCCATCGATCACACGATGATCCGCGTCGAGGACGCCACCGAGGCGCTCGGCTACTGGACGCGCACCTTCGAGTACGAACACACCGGCCGCTGGGAGGCCGACACGTTCGCGAACTACTTCATGAAGCCCGAGGACGCCGCGCCTGAGGAGATGGCTGTCGAGCTCACCTACAACTACGACGGCCGCACCTACGAGATGGGCGACGCCTGGGGGCATCTTTGCGTGCGCGTGGACGACCTCGACGACGACTGGGAAGCGGTGATGACCCGCGAGTCCGAGGACTACCGCGACCCTGACTCCTGCAATCACAACTACGCGTTCACGAAAGACCAGGACGGCCACGAGATCGAACTGATCGAACGGTAA
- the artA gene encoding archaeosortase A — MASLFTDLLGWVVIATFLAAAGVEYVRRHRTGSSDRVVALRQRLDSLAVPPERTLATAGWGLFAAFWLALFPHFAFTQKSYVEGVLSLLAVPACLYAGWLLWNGRDSLLVLSRAVAAMGVVYFPFETVEPLKRTLILVVTDQTGWLIGQLGYDPERVTGPVLGYHNAYRFVTPENHGLLFEIVLACTGLGSMAIFAGLIAAVRAPFGRKVRALAVSIPIIWLLNVLRTTFIGITFGNQYLQLFVDEVLLLFGSSDPYMVSFFLSDRVISQVLAVVALVGITYLVVRELPELVTVIEDVLYMITKEEYDLLESLDLPREPATTDPAYRADGDGRTSDAPGDDRTR; from the coding sequence ATGGCGAGTCTCTTCACCGACCTCCTCGGGTGGGTGGTGATCGCGACGTTCCTCGCGGCCGCCGGCGTCGAGTACGTTCGCCGACACCGCACGGGGTCGTCCGACCGAGTGGTGGCGCTTCGCCAGCGTCTCGATTCACTCGCAGTCCCGCCCGAACGAACGCTCGCGACTGCCGGGTGGGGCCTGTTCGCGGCCTTCTGGCTGGCGCTGTTCCCACACTTCGCGTTCACGCAGAAGAGCTACGTCGAGGGCGTCCTCTCGTTACTGGCGGTGCCCGCGTGTCTGTACGCCGGGTGGCTGCTGTGGAATGGGCGTGACTCATTGCTCGTCCTCTCGCGGGCCGTCGCCGCGATGGGCGTCGTCTACTTCCCGTTCGAGACGGTCGAACCGCTCAAGCGGACGCTCATCCTCGTCGTCACCGACCAGACCGGGTGGCTCATCGGGCAACTCGGCTACGACCCCGAACGGGTCACCGGGCCGGTCCTTGGCTACCACAACGCCTATCGCTTCGTCACGCCCGAGAACCACGGCCTGCTGTTCGAAATCGTTCTCGCGTGTACCGGCCTTGGGAGTATGGCCATCTTCGCCGGCCTCATCGCGGCGGTTCGCGCCCCGTTCGGGCGTAAGGTGCGAGCGCTTGCGGTCTCCATCCCGATCATCTGGCTGTTGAACGTCCTGCGGACGACGTTCATCGGCATCACGTTCGGCAACCAATACCTGCAACTGTTCGTTGATGAGGTCCTCCTGCTGTTCGGGTCGAGCGACCCGTATATGGTGTCGTTCTTCCTCTCCGACCGGGTCATCTCACAGGTGCTGGCGGTCGTCGCCCTCGTCGGCATCACCTACCTCGTCGTCCGGGAATTGCCCGAACTCGTCACCGTCATTGAGGACGTCCTCTATATGATCACGAAAGAGGAGTACGACCTCTTGGAGTCGCTCGACCTGCCGCGAGAACCGGCGACGACGGACCCCGCCTACCGGGCCGACGGCGATGGCCGTACGAGCGACGCACCCGGCGACGACCGAACGCGATAA
- a CDS encoding GNAT family N-acetyltransferase: MHTVSSNVANEGAYAVRLFRPDDRDSYLDLHETVFGHAGDAWFDWKFVDNPYFDHVPVVVAVDGDRVIGAKSGVGFEVAHEGLSLPALQPGDTMVHPEYRRQGVYSRMTEFMKEAYDGGPAALFFNYPNHATLPGSLKHGWCEVGTVSTRYRVHNPVEFVETSLGPVASVAEPVARAVVGGALRVARTRAPSDRTLTVRRHPLLPVETLADLYRRSVPDRLHVVRDETYFDWRFGNPNWHYTAYTVERAGRPVLGAVVGRDATEGQSRAALTEVLPLRSERLHASAGERERRDAETALLDRVLREFRDVDVVTAADGSIHESVFSAFGFLPDTRPPLSMAASPSTLVAYPLTPEVERIGFDSLDDWVVGLGDRDTN, encoded by the coding sequence ATGCACACTGTGTCAAGTAACGTAGCTAACGAGGGCGCATACGCGGTCAGACTATTCAGGCCGGACGACCGCGACAGCTACCTTGACCTTCACGAGACGGTCTTCGGCCACGCTGGCGACGCTTGGTTCGACTGGAAATTCGTCGACAACCCCTACTTCGACCACGTCCCCGTCGTCGTCGCCGTCGACGGCGACCGAGTGATCGGCGCAAAGTCCGGTGTCGGCTTCGAAGTCGCTCACGAGGGCTTGTCGTTGCCCGCGCTCCAACCCGGCGATACGATGGTCCACCCAGAGTACCGACGTCAGGGCGTGTACTCGCGGATGACGGAGTTTATGAAGGAAGCGTACGATGGCGGCCCAGCGGCGCTATTTTTCAATTATCCGAACCACGCGACGCTTCCGGGCAGCCTCAAACACGGCTGGTGCGAGGTCGGCACGGTCTCTACTCGCTATCGCGTTCACAACCCGGTCGAGTTCGTCGAGACCTCGCTGGGCCCGGTAGCGAGCGTCGCCGAACCCGTCGCCCGAGCTGTGGTCGGCGGGGCCCTCAGGGTCGCTCGCACGCGTGCCCCGTCTGATCGCACCCTCACTGTTCGTCGACATCCTCTGCTCCCGGTCGAGACACTCGCGGACCTGTACCGGCGTTCGGTTCCTGATCGTCTCCACGTCGTCCGCGACGAGACGTACTTCGACTGGCGCTTCGGCAACCCCAACTGGCACTACACCGCCTACACCGTCGAACGGGCGGGCCGGCCCGTCTTAGGTGCCGTTGTCGGTCGCGACGCGACCGAGGGGCAGTCGCGTGCGGCGCTGACGGAGGTGCTTCCGCTCCGGTCGGAGCGGCTTCACGCCTCCGCTGGCGAGCGTGAACGGCGTGACGCAGAGACCGCGCTCCTCGACCGCGTCCTCCGAGAATTCCGTGACGTGGATGTCGTCACGGCCGCCGATGGATCCATCCACGAGTCGGTGTTCTCGGCGTTCGGCTTCCTCCCGGACACACGTCCGCCGCTCTCGATGGCCGCCTCTCCGAGCACGCTCGTTGCGTATCCGTTGACGCCGGAAGTCGAGCGAATCGGGTTCGACTCCCTCGACGACTGGGTCGTCGGTCTCGGTGACCGGGACACTAACTGA
- the dph5 gene encoding diphthine synthase, producing MLTFIGLGLWDERSVTVEGRDALRSADRVFAEFYTSRLAGTTVADLERHHGIDIEVRDRDGVERDPEPILDAAADGDVAFCTAGDTMISTTHVDLRVRAAERGIETRVIHGVTAQSAASSLTGLQNYRFGKAVTLPFEYAHGADGTPQSVIDGIEANRERGLHTLVYLDIKVAGSSPAGPAEGEPDEYMTADHAANALARDWDDDAVGVAVARAGSPDPVVAADTLGALSTREFGDPLHLLVIPGEIHHLEAEALAELGGCPRSALPER from the coding sequence ATGCTCACGTTCATCGGACTGGGGCTGTGGGACGAACGGTCGGTCACCGTCGAGGGCCGCGACGCCCTCCGATCTGCCGACCGCGTGTTCGCAGAGTTTTACACCAGTCGCCTCGCCGGAACCACCGTCGCCGACCTCGAACGCCACCACGGGATCGATATCGAGGTTCGCGACCGCGACGGCGTCGAACGCGACCCCGAACCGATCCTCGACGCCGCCGCCGACGGCGACGTCGCCTTCTGCACCGCCGGCGACACCATGATATCGACGACGCACGTCGACCTCCGGGTTCGCGCGGCCGAACGTGGCATCGAGACGCGAGTGATCCACGGTGTCACCGCCCAGTCGGCCGCCTCGTCGCTCACGGGGCTCCAGAACTACCGGTTCGGAAAGGCCGTTACGTTGCCGTTCGAGTACGCCCACGGCGCCGACGGGACGCCACAGAGTGTCATCGACGGCATCGAAGCGAACCGCGAGCGTGGTCTGCACACGCTCGTGTACCTCGATATCAAGGTCGCTGGCTCCTCGCCCGCCGGTCCTGCAGAGGGCGAACCAGACGAGTACATGACTGCCGACCACGCGGCGAACGCGCTGGCACGCGACTGGGACGACGACGCCGTCGGCGTCGCCGTCGCGCGTGCGGGCAGTCCCGACCCGGTCGTCGCCGCCGACACGCTGGGGGCGCTATCGACGCGTGAGTTCGGCGATCCGCTTCACCTCCTCGTCATCCCCGGTGAGATTCACCACCTCGAAGCGGAGGCACTCGCAGAGCTGGGTGGGTGTCCGCGATCGGCACTGCCGGAGCGATAA
- a CDS encoding CoA transferase yields MGSLDDLAVLDLTRVLGGPYCTMLLADMGANVLKVEPPGGDWVRRTPPFHHDDESEAYGGYFQSVNRGKLSLELDLTDEDDREDFLSLVDRADVLVENYRAGTMERFDLSYETLHERNPGLVYAAIRGFGDPRTGATSQQQRPAYDLIVQAMAGVMQINGQPDDPPTKFGIGIGDLFTGALSAVGILSALHHRERTGEGQFVDTSMYDAMVSMCERTVYQYSMTGEVPGRNGNSHPILFPYDAFPASDGQVVIAAIGPSQWDNLVEAIGRPELTAFREQSVRLENREWLRETISDWTSERTVEEVLDVLETVVPTAPVRTVADVFADGIADSREMLVELGIPGTDNQVTVAGSPIKMTATPTGPTGPAPLLDQHRGDLLDGDDDSWPETTELLDEAANGRVPTRTDGSGDGDPEE; encoded by the coding sequence ATGGGTTCACTCGACGATCTCGCAGTACTCGACCTTACTCGCGTTTTGGGAGGTCCGTACTGCACGATGCTGCTCGCCGATATGGGGGCGAACGTCCTCAAAGTCGAGCCACCGGGAGGCGACTGGGTGAGACGAACACCACCGTTTCACCACGACGACGAGAGCGAAGCGTACGGTGGCTACTTCCAGAGCGTCAATCGCGGGAAGTTGAGTCTTGAACTTGATTTGACTGACGAGGACGACCGCGAGGACTTCCTCAGTCTCGTCGACCGCGCGGACGTCCTCGTTGAGAACTACCGTGCGGGGACGATGGAGCGGTTCGACCTCTCGTATGAGACGCTACACGAGCGCAATCCCGGTCTCGTGTACGCCGCGATTCGCGGGTTTGGCGACCCGCGAACAGGTGCGACGTCACAGCAACAGCGCCCCGCGTACGACCTCATCGTCCAGGCAATGGCCGGCGTGATGCAGATTAACGGGCAACCTGACGACCCACCGACGAAGTTCGGTATCGGGATCGGTGACCTGTTCACCGGCGCGTTGAGCGCCGTCGGCATCCTCTCGGCGCTCCATCACCGCGAACGAACCGGCGAGGGGCAGTTTGTCGACACCTCGATGTACGACGCGATGGTGTCGATGTGCGAGCGGACGGTGTACCAGTACTCGATGACAGGCGAGGTCCCCGGGCGGAACGGCAACTCACATCCGATCCTCTTCCCATACGATGCGTTCCCCGCGAGCGACGGCCAGGTCGTCATCGCGGCCATCGGCCCCAGCCAGTGGGATAACCTCGTTGAGGCCATCGGCCGACCAGAATTGACGGCCTTCCGCGAGCAGTCAGTCCGGCTGGAGAATCGTGAGTGGCTTCGCGAGACTATCTCTGACTGGACGAGCGAGCGGACCGTCGAGGAGGTACTCGACGTCTTAGAGACGGTCGTGCCGACGGCTCCCGTCCGAACCGTTGCCGACGTGTTCGCCGACGGCATTGCCGACAGCCGAGAGATGCTGGTGGAGTTGGGCATCCCCGGAACCGATAACCAGGTGACTGTCGCCGGGTCGCCGATTAAGATGACGGCGACGCCGACGGGTCCGACGGGGCCCGCGCCGTTGCTTGACCAACACCGGGGTGACCTCCTCGACGGCGACGACGACTCCTGGCCGGAGACGACCGAGTTGCTCGATGAGGCTGCGAACGGACGCGTGCCGACGCGAACCGACGGGTCGGGGGATGGCGATCCGGAGGAGTGA